A portion of the Hominilimicola fabiformis genome contains these proteins:
- a CDS encoding YqzL family protein, whose product MELNRLSWETFTRTGDIDAYLLYKTVSGITEQEDKDDTWQKLEQEALS is encoded by the coding sequence ATGGAGCTTAACAGACTTTCGTGGGAAACTTTTACGAGAACGGGCGATATAGACGCTTATTTGCTGTATAAAACGGTAAGCGGTATAACGGAGCAAGAGGATAAGGATGATACATGGCAGAAATTAGAGCAAGAGGCATTATCATAA
- the recO gene encoding DNA repair protein RecO, whose amino-acid sequence MAEIRARGIIIKQSDYGEGHRMLTVFTEEYGIVKAVSYGVKKSKSKAAASSQFLCYGDFDFYKGVGKDIMTINNIDTLDGFYPVSEDIKKLSLCVYLADITYCILGMNNPDSRMLHLFLNSVYALAYRDEPMDKVKAVYELKMMSIGGYSPQLNACVSCGSNEVYAFDLLKGGSVCRACGGKYIVKLDKNLYRALDYIIYSDDKKMLSFNASDGLMKLLCKIAEQYVELQLDQKFSSLDYYKTMLTM is encoded by the coding sequence ATGGCAGAAATTAGAGCAAGAGGCATTATCATAAAGCAGTCCGATTACGGTGAAGGGCATAGAATGCTGACTGTATTTACGGAAGAATACGGGATAGTTAAGGCCGTCAGCTACGGTGTTAAAAAATCAAAGAGCAAAGCTGCCGCATCAAGTCAATTTTTGTGTTACGGTGATTTTGATTTTTACAAAGGTGTCGGAAAAGATATAATGACAATTAATAATATTGACACTCTTGACGGCTTTTATCCTGTTTCGGAAGATATAAAAAAATTATCCCTGTGCGTTTATCTTGCAGATATAACTTATTGTATTCTTGGTATGAATAACCCCGATTCGAGAATGTTGCATTTGTTTTTGAACAGTGTGTATGCACTTGCGTACCGTGATGAGCCGATGGACAAGGTTAAAGCGGTGTATGAACTCAAAATGATGAGTATAGGCGGATATTCGCCACAGCTTAATGCGTGTGTGTCATGCGGAAGTAATGAGGTGTATGCGTTTGACTTGCTAAAGGGCGGAAGTGTGTGCAGAGCGTGCGGCGGCAAATATATTGTTAAGTTGGACAAAAATCTTTACAGAGCATTGGATTACATAATATATTCAGATGATAAAAAAATGCTCAGTTTTAATGCAAGTGACGGATTGATGAAGTTGCTTTGCAAAATCGCCGAACAGTATGTTGAACTTCAGCTTGACCAAAAGTTTTCAAGTTTGGATTATTATAAAACAATGCTCACTATGTAA
- the rpsT gene encoding 30S ribosomal protein S20, which translates to MPNIKSAKKRVRVIEKKTLINMAHKTALKTAIKKFEAAAKAGNKEEAQQLFNEAAKKLDQSVNRGILHKNNAARKKSQLALKLAKLA; encoded by the coding sequence GTGCCAAACATTAAATCAGCTAAAAAAAGAGTAAGAGTTATAGAAAAGAAGACTCTTATCAACATGGCTCACAAGACTGCTCTAAAGACAGCTATCAAAAAGTTTGAAGCTGCTGCAAAGGCAGGCAACAAGGAAGAGGCTCAACAGCTTTTCAACGAAGCTGCAAAGAAGCTTGACCAAAGTGTAAACCGCGGTATTCTTCACAAGAACAACGCTGCAAGAAAGAAGTCACAGCTTGCTCTTAAACTTGCAAAACTTGCGTAA
- a CDS encoding helix-turn-helix transcriptional regulator has product MYIDKGEIMQINRLFEIIYILLDKKTVTANELAKKFEVSSRTIYRDVEILSGAGIPIYTTKGKGGGISILDNFILDKSVISKEEQSAIITALTAMSVLPNVEKTGIADKMSLLFKSNDSSWIDVDFSDWNVEQKNFFDKIRDSIIERFALKLKYINSNGKISERIAEPLKLYFKSKSWYLIAYCRKADDYRIFRLSRIRDVEVTNEHFEREMCEYKYDNDDENICVNVKLKISKNAEYRVYDEFQDTEKTADGDFIVNMSYPENEWLYGYIMSFGEYAEVLEPTYIRDIIKTKIEKMINNYL; this is encoded by the coding sequence TTGTACATAGATAAAGGTGAAATTATGCAAATTAACAGATTATTTGAAATTATATACATATTGCTTGACAAAAAGACCGTAACGGCTAATGAATTGGCAAAGAAATTTGAAGTATCAAGCCGTACGATTTATCGTGACGTTGAAATCCTGTCGGGTGCCGGAATACCGATTTACACCACCAAGGGCAAAGGTGGCGGAATATCTATTCTTGATAATTTTATACTTGACAAGTCGGTTATATCAAAGGAAGAACAAAGTGCGATAATAACGGCACTTACTGCTATGTCAGTGTTGCCGAATGTTGAAAAAACAGGCATTGCGGATAAAATGTCATTACTTTTTAAATCTAACGACAGTTCATGGATTGACGTTGACTTTTCGGATTGGAATGTGGAACAAAAAAATTTTTTCGATAAAATAAGAGATTCGATAATTGAACGATTTGCACTGAAGCTGAAGTATATAAACAGTAACGGCAAAATTTCCGAGCGTATTGCAGAGCCGCTTAAACTGTATTTTAAAAGTAAATCGTGGTATCTTATCGCATATTGCAGAAAAGCCGATGATTACAGAATATTTAGGTTGTCACGAATAAGGGATGTTGAAGTGACAAACGAACATTTTGAACGTGAAATGTGTGAATATAAATATGATAATGACGATGAAAATATTTGTGTTAATGTAAAATTGAAAATAAGCAAAAATGCCGAATACCGTGTTTATGACGAATTTCAAGACACAGAAAAAACAGCGGACGGCGATTTTATTGTGAATATGTCATATCCCGAAAATGAATGGCTTTACGGCTATATAATGTCGTTTGGGGAGTATGCGGAAGTGCTTGAACCAACATACATAAGAGATATAATTAAAACGAAAATAGAGAAAATGATAAACAATTATTTATAA
- a CDS encoding GyrI-like domain-containing protein: protein MEYEIVNLEEKKAVGISAVTNNKSPEMPKIIGGLWDEFYKKVYGEINDKANNKSIGMYHKYQPNGDYTVSICAEVNDANQNYEVITIPSGKYAKFIVKGNVVTAVQEFWQKVWNMNLDRSFVCDFEEYQAGDDMDNMEIHMYISLK, encoded by the coding sequence ATGGAATATGAAATTGTAAATCTCGAAGAAAAGAAAGCGGTGGGCATATCAGCCGTAACCAACAACAAATCACCTGAAATGCCGAAGATTATCGGTGGTTTGTGGGACGAATTTTATAAAAAGGTCTACGGTGAGATTAACGACAAAGCGAATAACAAATCAATCGGTATGTATCATAAGTATCAGCCAAACGGTGACTATACCGTTTCAATATGTGCGGAGGTGAACGATGCAAATCAGAATTACGAAGTGATTACAATACCAAGCGGAAAATATGCTAAATTTATTGTAAAAGGCAACGTTGTTACGGCGGTGCAGGAATTTTGGCAAAAGGTTTGGAATATGAACCTTGACCGTTCGTTTGTGTGTGACTTTGAAGAATACCAAGCAGGTGACGATATGGATAATATGGAGATACATATGTACATTTCTCTTAAATAA
- a CDS encoding aldose epimerase family protein — MAITKELFGTLTNGQDITAYLLDNGNGVSARILNYGGIVRNLYVEDKNGVKTDVVLGRETMEDYLNNDGFLGALIGRHANRIAGGEFELNGTKYNVGLNEGKNSLHGGINGFDKKVWSAEEVDGEEPSLKLSIVSEDGEEGFPGTLKVTVTYTLTKENALKINYSAVTDKDTVVNLTNHSYFNLAGHASGTINNQILQINSEFYTPNDSECMPTGEVLSVMGTPFDFRAPKPIGQDINADFEQIEMFGGYDHNFAISGRGYRLCAIAKCLENGITMEVYTDKPGVQLYTSNGLPEGIYKEGAKYSTHQAFCLETQYFPNGMKNSHFIAPILKVGDEYNFTTEYKFIVK, encoded by the coding sequence ATGGCTATAACAAAAGAATTGTTCGGAACATTGACAAACGGACAGGATATAACCGCATATTTACTTGATAACGGAAACGGAGTAAGTGCGAGAATTTTAAATTACGGCGGTATTGTCAGAAATCTTTATGTAGAGGACAAGAACGGTGTTAAAACCGACGTTGTGCTTGGACGCGAAACGATGGAAGATTATCTAAATAACGACGGTTTTCTCGGTGCACTTATCGGCAGACACGCAAACAGAATTGCAGGCGGCGAATTTGAGCTTAACGGTACAAAATATAATGTAGGACTTAATGAGGGCAAGAACAGCTTGCACGGCGGAATAAACGGCTTTGATAAAAAGGTTTGGAGTGCGGAAGAAGTTGACGGGGAAGAACCGTCATTGAAACTTTCAATCGTGTCAGAGGACGGTGAGGAAGGTTTTCCTGGAACACTTAAAGTAACTGTTACATATACTCTAACAAAGGAAAATGCACTGAAAATTAATTACAGTGCGGTGACAGACAAGGATACAGTGGTGAATCTTACAAATCATTCTTATTTCAATCTTGCGGGACACGCAAGCGGTACAATCAATAATCAGATACTTCAAATCAATTCGGAATTTTATACACCGAACGACAGTGAATGTATGCCGACAGGCGAAGTACTTTCTGTTATGGGTACGCCGTTCGATTTCAGAGCACCAAAGCCGATAGGACAGGATATAAACGCAGATTTTGAGCAAATAGAAATGTTCGGCGGTTATGATCACAACTTTGCGATTTCGGGCAGAGGTTACAGACTTTGTGCCATTGCAAAGTGCCTTGAAAACGGCATAACAATGGAAGTGTATACAGATAAACCGGGTGTTCAGTTATATACATCAAACGGACTTCCGGAGGGAATATATAAAGAAGGTGCAAAATACAGTACACATCAGGCATTTTGTCTTGAAACACAGTATTTCCCAAACGGTATGAAGAACAGTCACTTTATTGCTCCTATTTTAAAGGTCGGCGATGAATATAATTTTACAACAGAGTACAAATTTATTGTAAAGTAA
- a CDS encoding aminotransferase: MMSYKEMTKEELQEIRKEVAAKYDELKAKGLKLDMSRGKPNTEQLDISMGMIDTLTDYNLVGEQGVDCRNYGVLDGIIEAKRLLSAMIECPVDNIIIYGNSSLNVMYDTVARSMTHGVMGSTPWAKLDKVKFLCPVPGYDRHFAITEFFGIEMINIPMTEDGPDMDMVEDLVSKDEAIKGIWCVPKYSNPMGITYSDETVRRFANLKPAAEDFRIYWDNAYCIHHLYEDHQDHILEILEECEKAGNPDMVFKFCSTSKVTFPGSGIAAISASKANLDFIKKQMSVQTIGHDKLNQLRHARFFGDFNGMLEHMKKHADIIRPKFEAVLEMLDKELGDLGIAKWTKPNGGYFIGFDTMDGCAKKVVAMCKEAGVVMTPAGATYPYGKDPHDSNIRIAPTFPSTEELKQACEIFVTCVKLVSLDKILETK; this comes from the coding sequence TTGATGTCATACAAAGAAATGACTAAAGAAGAATTACAGGAAATCCGCAAAGAAGTTGCGGCAAAATATGATGAGCTAAAGGCTAAGGGTTTAAAACTTGATATGTCAAGAGGTAAGCCGAATACCGAACAGCTTGATATTTCTATGGGAATGATTGATACACTTACCGACTACAATCTTGTAGGTGAACAAGGCGTTGACTGTCGTAACTACGGTGTGCTTGACGGTATAATTGAGGCTAAAAGACTTCTAAGTGCAATGATTGAATGTCCCGTAGACAATATTATAATTTACGGTAATTCAAGTCTTAATGTTATGTATGACACAGTTGCCCGTTCAATGACGCACGGTGTTATGGGCTCAACTCCATGGGCAAAGCTTGATAAAGTTAAGTTCTTGTGTCCTGTACCTGGATATGACAGACATTTTGCAATTACAGAATTTTTCGGTATTGAAATGATTAATATTCCTATGACTGAGGACGGACCTGATATGGATATGGTTGAGGACCTTGTTTCAAAGGATGAGGCAATCAAGGGTATTTGGTGTGTACCGAAGTATTCAAATCCTATGGGTATAACATATTCTGATGAAACAGTAAGACGTTTTGCAAATCTAAAGCCGGCGGCTGAGGATTTCAGAATTTATTGGGATAACGCATACTGCATACATCATTTATATGAGGATCACCAAGACCACATTCTTGAAATTCTTGAAGAATGTGAAAAAGCAGGTAATCCTGATATGGTATTTAAGTTCTGTTCAACATCAAAGGTTACATTCCCGGGTTCGGGTATAGCCGCTATTTCAGCGTCAAAGGCTAATCTTGACTTTATTAAAAAGCAGATGTCGGTACAGACTATCGGTCATGATAAACTTAACCAACTTCGTCATGCAAGATTTTTCGGTGACTTCAACGGTATGCTTGAGCATATGAAAAAGCACGCAGATATTATAAGACCTAAGTTTGAAGCTGTGCTTGAGATGCTTGACAAGGAACTTGGAGATTTAGGCATAGCAAAATGGACAAAGCCAAACGGCGGTTACTTTATCGGTTTCGATACTATGGACGGTTGTGCTAAAAAAGTTGTCGCTATGTGTAAAGAAGCAGGTGTTGTTATGACTCCGGCAGGTGCAACATATCCGTACGGAAAAGACCCTCACGATTCAAATATTCGTATTGCACCGACATTCCCGTCAACAGAAGAATTAAAGCAGGCATGTGAAATTTTCGTTACTTGCGTAAAACTTGTAAGCCTTGATAAAATTCTTGAAACAAAGTAA
- a CDS encoding ABC transporter ATP-binding protein produces MLELKNISWEIPDGDKILKGIDLEIPDGKMTVITGPNGGGKTSLAKIIAGLEVPNSGEILLDGENITDWDITKRAKNGIAYAFQQPVRFKGVTVRDLLNLAAERTLSEREICSVLGEVGLCARDYIERDVDASLSGGESKRIEIATVLSRENAKILVFDEPEAGIDLWSFTSLIDAFQKLKNESGKSLLVISHQERILEIADYIVVIADGNVRAFGEGKDVLPQLLKEEKESKCPLGKDKKGENN; encoded by the coding sequence GTGCTTGAACTTAAAAATATAAGTTGGGAAATTCCCGATGGAGATAAAATTTTAAAGGGTATAGATTTAGAAATACCTGACGGCAAAATGACCGTTATAACAGGTCCGAACGGTGGCGGTAAAACTTCTCTTGCAAAGATTATCGCAGGACTCGAAGTGCCTAATTCGGGTGAAATTTTGCTTGACGGTGAGAATATAACCGATTGGGATATTACAAAACGTGCTAAAAACGGCATTGCATACGCATTTCAACAGCCTGTGCGTTTTAAGGGCGTTACAGTAAGAGATTTGCTTAATCTTGCGGCAGAGAGAACATTGTCCGAAAGAGAGATATGCTCTGTACTCGGTGAAGTCGGTCTTTGTGCAAGAGATTATATTGAAAGAGATGTTGACGCAAGTCTTTCGGGCGGTGAAAGCAAAAGAATTGAGATTGCTACCGTTTTATCGCGTGAAAATGCGAAGATACTTGTATTTGACGAGCCTGAGGCAGGTATTGACCTTTGGAGCTTTACAAGTCTTATTGACGCGTTCCAAAAACTTAAAAACGAAAGCGGAAAATCCTTGCTTGTAATATCGCACCAAGAACGTATACTTGAAATTGCGGATTATATAGTTGTGATTGCGGACGGTAATGTTCGTGCATTTGGTGAGGGTAAAGATGTTCTTCCTCAACTTTTGAAAGAAGAAAAAGAGTCAAAGTGTCCTCTCGGTAAGGATAAGAAAGGAGAGAACAACTGA
- a CDS encoding SufB/SufD family protein: MNETTREFLKIVSDIQGNELETAAFNIREDSQCAGRQSTPNIKIDSKEDGPGLVIHISKNAQKETVYIPACVTHGDVDDLVYNDFYVEAGADVIIVAGCGVHTSDGHDARHNGIHRFFIGKGAHVLYKEKHIGTGKGVGKRTIDPVTDAYLEDDAVLEMDTIQLSGVDSTVRKTSGKLGARAKLIIHERIMTDGDEKAKTEFEVELNGEDSGVDLVSRSVAKGNSYQEYHSTIKGNCRCTGHSECDAILVGNGKVNAAPALFAGDIDASLIHEAAIGKIAGEQLIKLQTLGLTSEEAEAKIIEGFLRG; encoded by the coding sequence ATGAATGAAACAACAAGAGAATTTTTGAAAATCGTTTCCGACATTCAAGGCAACGAACTTGAAACGGCGGCATTTAACATTCGTGAGGACAGTCAGTGTGCGGGCAGACAATCTACTCCGAATATAAAGATTGATTCAAAAGAGGACGGACCGGGTCTTGTTATACACATAAGCAAAAATGCACAAAAGGAAACAGTTTATATACCGGCTTGCGTTACGCATGGTGATGTAGACGACCTTGTATATAATGATTTTTATGTTGAGGCAGGTGCAGACGTTATTATTGTTGCCGGTTGCGGTGTGCATACATCAGACGGTCACGATGCACGACATAACGGAATACACCGTTTCTTTATCGGTAAAGGTGCACACGTTTTGTATAAAGAAAAGCATATCGGAACAGGTAAAGGTGTCGGAAAAAGAACGATTGATCCTGTAACCGACGCATATCTTGAAGATGATGCCGTACTTGAAATGGATACAATTCAGCTTAGCGGTGTTGATTCAACTGTAAGAAAAACATCGGGTAAACTCGGTGCAAGAGCAAAGCTTATTATACACGAAAGAATTATGACAGACGGTGACGAAAAGGCTAAGACTGAATTTGAGGTTGAACTTAACGGTGAAGATTCTGGTGTTGATTTGGTGTCACGTTCGGTTGCAAAAGGCAATTCGTATCAGGAATATCATTCGACAATAAAGGGTAACTGCCGTTGTACGGGACATTCCGAATGTGACGCAATACTTGTCGGAAACGGTAAGGTTAACGCCGCACCGGCTTTGTTTGCAGGCGATATTGACGCGTCACTTATACATGAAGCGGCAATCGGAAAAATTGCAGGAGAACAGCTTATAAAATTGCAGACTCTCGGTCTTACTTCGGAAGAGGCGGAGGCAAAGATTATCGAAGGCTTTTTGCGTGGTTAA
- a CDS encoding MATE family efflux transporter: MFSKIDLKKLIVPLVIEQFLTIAVGLIDSMMVASVGESAVSAISLVDTVNILIINIFTALATGGAVVAGQYIGMKQEYNSCKAANQTLIFTTLIALFVMIIVYVLKNFILHTVFGQIEDDVANYANTYLLIVSASIPFIGMYNAGAAIFRAMGNSKVSMNTSLIMNLVNIVGNAILIYGFHMEIAGAAIPTLISRIVAAVVIVVRLGNQDLQIHIDRPFKLKFDWRMIKKILRIGIPNSLENSMFQLGKILVLTIVTAFGTRAITANAVSNTIAMFQILPGMAICQAILTVSSQCVGANDYKQLDFYIKRLMKTIYVFAVAINVVVVAILPLILKAYNLSSETTEIAKQIIWYHAICTCTIWPLSFALPNSLRAANDVMFTMIVAILSMWIFRIGASVVIAKWLGFGVLGVWIAMTIDWFVRAIIFVIRYKYKIKSKCKI; this comes from the coding sequence TTGTTTAGTAAAATTGATTTAAAAAAACTTATTGTACCGCTTGTAATAGAACAATTTTTGACTATTGCTGTCGGTCTTATAGATTCAATGATGGTTGCGAGTGTCGGAGAATCGGCGGTATCGGCAATATCGCTTGTTGATACTGTAAACATACTTATTATAAACATATTTACGGCACTTGCAACAGGCGGAGCTGTCGTTGCAGGGCAGTATATAGGAATGAAACAGGAGTATAATTCCTGCAAAGCGGCGAACCAAACGCTTATATTTACAACGCTTATTGCACTGTTTGTAATGATTATCGTGTATGTGCTGAAAAATTTTATACTTCATACCGTTTTCGGACAGATTGAAGATGATGTTGCAAATTATGCAAATACATATTTGCTCATAGTGTCGGCGTCAATTCCGTTTATCGGAATGTATAATGCGGGCGCGGCTATATTCCGTGCAATGGGAAATTCAAAGGTTTCAATGAACACATCGCTTATTATGAATCTTGTAAACATAGTCGGTAACGCGATACTTATTTACGGTTTTCATATGGAAATTGCCGGTGCGGCAATACCAACGCTTATATCAAGGATAGTTGCGGCAGTTGTGATTGTTGTAAGACTTGGAAATCAAGATTTACAGATACATATTGACCGACCGTTTAAGCTGAAATTCGATTGGCGAATGATTAAAAAGATACTTAGAATAGGAATACCGAATTCGCTTGAAAACTCAATGTTTCAGCTTGGTAAAATATTGGTGCTTACAATAGTAACGGCATTCGGCACAAGAGCTATAACCGCAAATGCGGTATCAAACACAATAGCAATGTTTCAGATACTGCCGGGTATGGCGATATGTCAGGCTATATTAACCGTATCAAGTCAGTGTGTCGGTGCAAACGACTATAAACAGCTTGATTTTTACATAAAGCGACTTATGAAAACGATATATGTGTTTGCCGTTGCAATAAATGTAGTTGTGGTTGCGATACTTCCGCTTATATTAAAAGCGTACAACTTATCAAGTGAAACAACCGAGATTGCAAAACAAATTATATGGTATCACGCAATCTGTACTTGTACGATATGGCCGCTTTCGTTCGCATTGCCTAATTCACTTCGTGCCGCAAATGACGTAATGTTTACAATGATAGTTGCAATTTTGTCGATGTGGATATTCAGAATAGGTGCAAGCGTGGTAATAGCCAAATGGCTCGGATTTGGTGTACTCGGTGTATGGATTGCAATGACGATTGATTGGTTTGTCAGAGCAATTATATTTGTAATACGATACAAATATAAAATAAAAAGTAAATGCAAGATTTAA
- a CDS encoding sigma-70 family RNA polymerase sigma factor: MKLEERVAEATNDKKLKNDLIGEYQNFILAAASKTLKRSVTTSDDEYIIAMMAFGDAIDGYNENKGDFLGFAKTVIRNRIIDSIRREAKHNSVPFSALEKENSDGETIEFEIHTVDKSDLKWEIESLTEELSNFEISFFELAEVSPKSRKTKRLCFDAVNYIINNSELVDIIMNKHILPIKEITDNIKLNRKAIERHRKYIITAVIAITQDYPAIAEYFNMREV; this comes from the coding sequence ATGAAGTTAGAAGAAAGAGTGGCAGAAGCCACAAATGATAAAAAACTGAAAAATGATTTAATCGGTGAATACCAAAATTTCATCTTGGCAGCTGCAAGCAAGACGCTTAAAAGAAGTGTTACGACAAGTGATGATGAGTATATCATTGCTATGATGGCTTTCGGCGACGCGATTGACGGCTATAATGAAAATAAAGGTGATTTTCTCGGCTTTGCAAAGACTGTTATACGAAACAGAATTATTGACAGTATAAGGCGTGAGGCAAAACATAATTCAGTGCCGTTTTCTGCGTTGGAAAAAGAAAATTCAGACGGTGAAACGATTGAATTTGAAATACATACCGTTGATAAAAGCGATTTGAAGTGGGAAATCGAATCACTTACGGAGGAACTCAGCAATTTTGAAATATCATTTTTTGAACTTGCGGAGGTCAGTCCGAAAAGTCGTAAAACGAAACGGCTTTGTTTTGATGCAGTGAACTATATTATAAACAACAGTGAACTTGTCGATATAATTATGAATAAGCACATATTGCCGATAAAAGAGATTACCGATAATATAAAGCTGAACAGAAAAGCTATCGAACGTCACAGGAAATACATAATAACGGCGGTTATTGCTATAACTCAGGATTATCCTGCCATTGCCGAATATTTCAATATGAGGGAGGTGTGA
- a CDS encoding anti-sigma-I factor RsgI family protein, translated as MSGIIVSVKGRYAVLLTKNSDFIKVKNKNYSVGDKVKIPQYKGQILAAAASFIVVCGGISSYFVPAKYMSVDINPSVMMTINIYNRVINTKPLNDDAEILLSKTDVSGMSVSDSMDELIKKSEEIGYLNEHNKDVIVEVVDGIGKIKLPDKNYGDVEVIIENADKADLKNAKEMGVSIAKARAIAEYTKQNGGSIEENVHKFENQSVKEIRRNLENKSEVKIESKTENKAEVKQESIPVQKSENKNISNSVQTLQPTVRTKNETVPTKEVQEVSRVTNVRRSKNIDTVSKKVNTLITEEKSNDTIFDNSITKTLPGPIQEETKITDKPQVKNDTVPESEEPTVRPIHEDKYKSDNQCEIVVPSETVKPIKTTEPKQDEPKEEIKPQTSHGGHTTSGSRPNNSNQNQDKPSDNNTNKPNGDTEINPPIPDNGNEQPPQDNPNNQPPQPQNHDKPNDIYKDNTPPQPQRPNFDGGNEPPNKPYENPQPPPDNGNLSHEPNGGNNQSPDFNEPTGPNKSNDFGGSKNDIPPEQNDGNVFLPPPSEPYGNGEDSMPHFDRE; from the coding sequence ATGAGCGGAATTATTGTGTCCGTGAAGGGCAGATATGCGGTTTTGCTTACAAAAAACAGCGATTTTATAAAGGTAAAAAACAAAAATTATTCTGTCGGCGACAAAGTGAAAATACCGCAGTATAAAGGGCAAATCCTTGCGGCTGCGGCAAGCTTTATTGTTGTGTGCGGCGGTATAAGTTCATATTTTGTGCCTGCAAAATATATGAGTGTGGATATTAACCCAAGTGTTATGATGACGATTAATATTTACAACAGGGTTATTAATACAAAACCGCTTAATGATGACGCGGAGATATTGCTTTCAAAAACCGATGTAAGCGGTATGAGTGTGTCGGACAGTATGGACGAACTTATAAAAAAGTCGGAAGAAATCGGATATTTGAATGAGCATAATAAAGATGTTATCGTTGAAGTGGTTGACGGTATAGGCAAAATTAAATTGCCGGATAAAAATTACGGTGATGTAGAGGTTATTATTGAAAATGCCGATAAAGCCGATTTGAAAAATGCAAAAGAAATGGGTGTATCTATTGCAAAAGCAAGAGCTATTGCCGAATATACGAAACAAAACGGCGGCAGTATAGAAGAAAATGTGCATAAATTTGAAAATCAGTCTGTAAAAGAGATTAGAAGAAATCTTGAAAATAAATCGGAAGTCAAAATCGAAAGCAAGACTGAAAATAAAGCAGAAGTTAAACAGGAAAGTATACCTGTTCAAAAATCTGAAAACAAGAATATTTCAAATAGTGTACAAACACTTCAACCGACCGTTCGAACAAAAAACGAAACTGTACCGACAAAAGAAGTACAAGAAGTAAGCAGAGTTACAAATGTAAGACGATCGAAAAATATCGACACAGTAAGTAAAAAGGTTAATACTTTGATTACAGAAGAAAAGTCGAATGATACGATATTTGATAATTCTATAACAAAAACATTGCCTGGTCCGATTCAAGAAGAAACTAAAATTACAGATAAGCCACAGGTAAAAAATGATACTGTACCCGAATCTGAAGAGCCTACGGTTAGACCGATACATGAAGATAAGTATAAATCGGACAATCAATGTGAAATAGTTGTTCCGTCGGAAACAGTTAAACCTATAAAAACGACAGAGCCGAAACAAGACGAGCCGAAAGAAGAAATAAAACCACAGACAAGTCACGGCGGTCATACAACATCCGGCAGTAGACCTAATAATTCAAATCAAAATCAAGATAAACCGTCGGACAACAATACGAATAAACCTAACGGTGATACGGAAATTAATCCGCCTATACCCGATAATGGCAATGAACAGCCACCACAGGACAATCCTAATAATCAACCGCCACAACCACAAAATCATGATAAACCGAATGATATATATAAAGACAATACACCGCCACAACCGCAAAGACCGAATTTTGACGGCGGTAATGAACCACCGAATAAACCTTACGAAAATCCACAGCCACCGCCAGACAACGGTAATCTGTCACATGAGCCGAACGGCGGAAATAATCAGTCACCTGATTTTAATGAACCGACAGGTCCGAATAAATCAAATGATTTTGGAGGAAGTAAGAACGATATTCCACCGGAACAGAATGACGGAAATGTTTTTTTACCGCCACCGAGTGAGCCATATGGAAACGGTGAAGATTCAATGCCACATTTTGACAGAGAATAA